A single genomic interval of Bacillus smithii harbors:
- the flaG gene encoding flagellar protein FlaG, with the protein MVEKVANSELIYQAVTLQQDVLKRTAEDQTTMTQQPAFPQLSHSKEQVHEIVESMNHFLKSSNTHLKFVFHDQLKEYYVKIVNDETNEVVKEIPPKKLLDIYAAMANYLGILVDKKI; encoded by the coding sequence ATGGTTGAGAAAGTAGCCAATTCGGAATTGATTTATCAGGCAGTGACGTTGCAGCAAGACGTACTGAAACGGACAGCTGAAGATCAAACAACGATGACTCAACAGCCAGCTTTCCCTCAACTAAGTCACTCAAAAGAGCAAGTTCATGAGATTGTCGAGAGCATGAATCATTTTTTAAAATCATCCAACACGCATTTGAAATTTGTGTTTCATGATCAATTGAAAGAATATTATGTGAAGATTGTGAACGATGAAACGAACGAAGTGGTGAAAGAAATCCCGCCAAAGAAATTGTTGGATATTTATGCAGCAATGGCCAATTATTTAGGTATATTAGTAGATAAGAAAATTTAG